Proteins found in one Lepeophtheirus salmonis chromosome 9, UVic_Lsal_1.4, whole genome shotgun sequence genomic segment:
- the Mf gene encoding uncharacterized protein Mf isoform X1, which yields MSSNSGLGKLHLDLYTQNSNLTHKAKFWCNYVSALKDRGGLLVNAKQEPYLPHVPVWKLIQPKDIALYDLLYPEQPWKRAQDLRAPDEFSIRTHHPSIVHTLPDDFPDLKHEFSKLESQMFDKPKKRSSEPLTPILPDAHDRIFTPGYHYDPVHTEIYGTYLPRASRRLY from the exons ATGTCTTCTAATAGTGGTTTGGGAAAATTACATTTGGACTTGTACACTCAAAACTCCAACCTTACACACAAGGCCAAGTTTTGGTGCAACTACGTTTCAGCTTTGAAGG aTAGGGGTGGTCTCTTGGTTAATGCTAAACAAGAGCCATATCTACCCCACGTGCCAGTATGGAAATTGATTCAACCCAAGGATATTGCTCTGTACGATCTGCTATATCCCGAACAACCCTGGAAAC GAGCCCAAGATCTCCGTGCTCCTGATGAGTTTAGCATCCGTACTCACCATCCTTCCATTGTCCACACTCTTCCCGACGATTTTCCCGATCTAAAGCACGAATTTTCCAAATTGGAATCCCAAATGTTCGACAAACCAAAGAAGCGCTCCTCTGAGCCTCTTACACCAATCCTTCCTGACGCTCACGACAGAATCTTTACTCCTGGATACCACTATGATCCTGTACATACAGAGATCTACGGAACTTACTTGCCAAGAGCTTCAAGGAGACTGTACTAA
- the Mf gene encoding uncharacterized protein Mf isoform X2 has protein sequence MSSNSGLGKLHLDLYTQNSNLTHKAKFWCNYVSALKGAQDLRAPDEFSIRTHHPSIVHTLPDDFPDLKHEFSKLESQMFDKPKKRSSEPLTPILPDAHDRIFTPGYHYDPVHTEIYGTYLPRASRRLY, from the exons ATGTCTTCTAATAGTGGTTTGGGAAAATTACATTTGGACTTGTACACTCAAAACTCCAACCTTACACACAAGGCCAAGTTTTGGTGCAACTACGTTTCAGCTTTGAAGG GAGCCCAAGATCTCCGTGCTCCTGATGAGTTTAGCATCCGTACTCACCATCCTTCCATTGTCCACACTCTTCCCGACGATTTTCCCGATCTAAAGCACGAATTTTCCAAATTGGAATCCCAAATGTTCGACAAACCAAAGAAGCGCTCCTCTGAGCCTCTTACACCAATCCTTCCTGACGCTCACGACAGAATCTTTACTCCTGGATACCACTATGATCCTGTACATACAGAGATCTACGGAACTTACTTGCCAAGAGCTTCAAGGAGACTGTACTAA